In Frondihabitans sp. PAMC 28766, a genomic segment contains:
- a CDS encoding IclR family transcriptional regulator, producing MAAVPAARNVLRVIRYLAEQARPTHAAAVARELGLPRSTAYQLLGALLDEGFVVHFPEESTYALSTALGQLGTSADRATRLRRLGAPLLTRLLGEVRLPVVAQLGILHGQEIVYLAQESAPRAPSLVSAIGVHLPAHLTATGRVILAHLDHAQVRALYPDRESLVIKAGSGAGAGPGTLRELDELLRDTRRRGWGLENGEITDGYASVSAVVLDHNDYATAAIGVTYRTVAVDQSVLPEIAAAVGAAAGALGARLRGR from the coding sequence ATGGCAGCTGTTCCCGCAGCCCGCAACGTGCTGCGAGTCATTCGCTACCTTGCCGAGCAGGCCCGCCCCACGCACGCCGCCGCCGTCGCGCGCGAGCTCGGCCTGCCCCGCTCGACCGCCTACCAGCTGCTCGGCGCCCTCCTCGACGAGGGCTTCGTCGTGCACTTTCCCGAAGAGAGCACCTATGCCCTCTCGACCGCGCTCGGGCAGCTCGGCACGTCGGCAGATCGGGCGACGCGCCTCCGTCGGCTCGGGGCGCCGCTGCTGACCCGCCTGCTCGGCGAGGTGAGGCTGCCAGTCGTCGCCCAGCTCGGGATCCTGCACGGCCAGGAGATCGTCTACCTCGCACAGGAATCCGCGCCCCGCGCCCCGTCGCTCGTCAGCGCCATCGGCGTGCACCTGCCCGCGCACCTGACAGCAACCGGTCGCGTGATCCTCGCGCACCTCGACCACGCGCAGGTGCGGGCCCTCTACCCCGACCGCGAGAGCCTCGTGATCAAGGCAGGATCCGGGGCGGGTGCGGGCCCCGGCACCCTGCGAGAGCTCGACGAACTGCTTCGTGACACGCGACGACGCGGCTGGGGCCTCGAGAACGGCGAGATCACCGACGGCTACGCGTCCGTCTCGGCTGTCGTGCTCGACCACAACGACTACGCCACCGCAGCGATCGGGGTCACGTATCGCACGGTGGCCGTCGACCAGAGCGTGCTGCCCGAGATCGCTGCAGCCGTCGGCGCGGCTGCTGGGGCGCTCGGAGCGCGCCTCCGCGGGCGGTAG
- the hutH gene encoding histidine ammonia-lyase, with protein sequence MESNGCVNTTVESPAAPAVVTVSIGALDPSDVVAVARHGAQVELSAVSLAAMTESRAVIEALAEDPQPHYGVSTGFGALASKRIPVEQRAQLQTSLIRSHAASNGPEVEREVVRALMLLRISTLATGRTGVRPLVAQTYIAVLNAGITPIIGEYGSLGCSGDLAPLSHCALALLGEGTVRDAAGVEMGAAEALAAAGIEPIALREKEGLALVNGTDGMLGMLLLALDDLRRLITTADVAASLTLEGLLGNDAVFADDLQALRPHPGQRASASNILHGLADSPLIASSKTAGFTRVQDAYSLRCAPQVHGAVRDTVDHAATVASRELASAVDNPVVTLDGRVESNGNFHGAPVGYVLDFLAIATADLASISERRTDRMLDPARSHGLNPFLADDPGVDSGHMIAQYTQAGIVSELKRLAVPASVDSIPSSAMQEDHVSMGWSAARKLRKSIDGATRVVAIEVLTACRAIDMRGPLQPGPVGSAVRELVRTKVEGPGPDRFLAPEIEAVFQLVSSGEVLAAAASATTLV encoded by the coding sequence ATGGAGTCGAATGGGTGCGTGAACACCACCGTCGAGTCACCAGCCGCCCCCGCCGTCGTCACCGTGAGCATCGGGGCCCTCGACCCGAGCGACGTCGTCGCGGTCGCCCGCCACGGCGCCCAAGTCGAGCTGAGCGCCGTCAGCCTCGCCGCGATGACCGAGAGCCGCGCCGTCATCGAGGCCCTCGCCGAAGACCCGCAACCGCATTACGGCGTCTCGACCGGCTTCGGTGCCCTCGCCTCGAAGCGCATCCCCGTCGAGCAGCGCGCCCAGCTGCAGACGTCGCTGATCCGCAGCCACGCCGCCTCGAACGGCCCCGAGGTCGAGCGCGAAGTCGTGCGGGCGCTGATGCTGCTGCGCATCTCGACGCTCGCCACCGGGCGCACAGGCGTCCGCCCGCTCGTCGCCCAGACCTACATCGCCGTGCTCAACGCCGGCATCACCCCGATCATCGGCGAGTACGGCAGCCTCGGCTGCTCGGGCGACCTCGCCCCGCTCTCGCACTGTGCGCTGGCGCTGCTCGGCGAGGGCACCGTGCGCGACGCCGCCGGAGTCGAGATGGGCGCTGCCGAGGCGCTGGCAGCGGCCGGCATCGAGCCGATCGCCCTCCGCGAGAAGGAGGGCCTGGCGCTCGTCAACGGCACCGACGGCATGCTCGGCATGCTGCTGCTCGCCCTCGACGACCTCCGCCGCCTGATCACGACGGCCGACGTCGCAGCGAGCCTCACGCTCGAGGGGCTGCTCGGCAACGACGCGGTCTTCGCCGACGACCTCCAGGCGCTGCGGCCGCACCCGGGGCAGAGGGCCTCGGCGTCCAACATCCTGCACGGCCTTGCCGATTCGCCGCTCATCGCGTCGAGCAAGACGGCAGGATTCACGCGGGTGCAGGATGCCTACTCCCTGCGCTGCGCCCCTCAGGTGCACGGTGCCGTGCGCGACACCGTCGACCATGCCGCGACGGTCGCCAGTCGCGAGCTCGCCAGCGCGGTCGACAACCCCGTGGTGACCCTCGACGGCCGTGTCGAGTCGAACGGCAACTTCCACGGCGCCCCGGTCGGCTACGTGCTCGACTTCCTCGCCATCGCCACAGCCGACCTCGCGAGCATCTCCGAGCGCCGAACCGACCGCATGCTCGACCCGGCGCGCAGCCACGGCCTCAACCCCTTCCTTGCGGACGACCCCGGCGTCGACTCCGGCCACATGATCGCGCAGTACACCCAGGCGGGCATCGTCTCCGAGCTGAAGCGCCTCGCCGTGCCGGCCTCGGTCGACTCGATCCCGTCGTCGGCGATGCAGGAGGACCACGTCTCGATGGGCTGGAGCGCCGCCCGCAAGCTGCGGAAGTCGATCGACGGCGCCACCCGCGTCGTGGCGATCGAAGTGCTGACCGCGTGCCGCGCCATCGACATGCGCGGCCCGCTGCAGCCCGGCCCGGTCGGGTCGGCCGTGCGCGAGCTCGTGCGCACGAAGGTGGAGGGCCCCGGCCCCGACCGCTTCCTCGCCCCCGAGATCGAGGCCGTCTTCCAGCTCGTGTCCTCGGGCGAAGTCCTCGCCGCCGCCGCCTCGGCCACCACCCTCGTCTGA
- a CDS encoding GDSL-type esterase/lipase family protein, translating to MRLTIPTSLIRLAKPLLRVHLGLYRREVASAPYPVDEPEYEVAGTDPDRLAFIGSIAVSGFGVLRHGMKTSSQVAQRVAAARLRGCTWSEVTSPTLTASNTMREKTLVPQGTRAAVILLGITDVLLGTAPCEWARDLDAVVERIRDESGVETAIVLAGVPPMTEFRAIPPVAARLLTRQIDALNTATAAFACDRAGVTYVPFPVWDVGALFIQDALSWATMHRLWAKAIAPAVIEHLEGAPATAATTGASAGASTVRSAGGSTGASAGASTVRSAGAPAGASVSARAAAR from the coding sequence ATGCGCCTCACTATTCCCACCAGCCTCATCCGTCTCGCGAAACCGCTGCTCCGCGTGCACCTCGGGCTGTACCGCCGCGAGGTGGCAAGCGCGCCCTACCCCGTCGACGAGCCGGAATACGAGGTGGCCGGCACCGACCCCGACCGGCTCGCCTTCATCGGCAGCATCGCGGTCTCCGGCTTCGGGGTGCTACGGCACGGCATGAAGACGTCGAGCCAGGTGGCCCAGCGAGTGGCGGCAGCGAGGCTGCGAGGCTGCACCTGGAGCGAGGTGACGAGCCCCACGCTCACCGCGAGCAACACGATGCGCGAGAAGACGCTGGTGCCCCAGGGCACCCGAGCCGCCGTGATCCTGCTCGGAATCACCGATGTCCTGCTCGGCACCGCACCCTGCGAATGGGCGAGGGATCTCGACGCCGTCGTCGAGCGGATCCGCGACGAATCCGGCGTCGAGACGGCGATCGTGCTCGCCGGAGTGCCGCCGATGACCGAGTTCCGGGCGATCCCGCCGGTCGCCGCGCGACTTCTGACACGCCAGATCGACGCCCTGAACACCGCGACCGCAGCGTTCGCCTGCGATCGCGCGGGCGTGACCTACGTGCCGTTCCCCGTCTGGGACGTCGGCGCGCTCTTCATCCAGGACGCCCTCTCGTGGGCGACGATGCACCGCCTCTGGGCGAAGGCGATCGCGCCCGCCGTGATCGAGCACCTCGAGGGTGCACCGGCGACCGCCGCCACCACCGGCGCTTCTGCCGGCGCCTCCACCGTCCGCTCTGCCGGTGGCTCCACCGGCGCTTCTGCTGGCGCCTCCACCGTCCGCTCTGCCGGTGCCCCGGCCGGCGCCTCGGTCTCGGCGCGAGCCGCGGCTCGCTGA
- a CDS encoding MarR family winged helix-turn-helix transcriptional regulator, whose translation MTDGGRADDAPDMASWPTGRLLSMASRLVEHTWIERLAEVGLTHAGLIALDLLQPGTTSQRELAGRARVQEQTMSRTLERLERDGLVSRAQDPADRRRTLVATTPAGTSAWAEARTLEAEVFPSIADPDAFKGELLAVIRGLSAERWPR comes from the coding sequence ATGACAGACGGCGGGCGCGCAGACGACGCACCCGACATGGCGAGCTGGCCGACCGGGCGCCTCCTGTCGATGGCCTCGCGGCTCGTCGAGCACACCTGGATCGAGCGCCTCGCCGAGGTCGGTCTCACCCACGCCGGCCTGATCGCCCTCGACCTGCTGCAGCCCGGCACCACCTCGCAGCGCGAGCTCGCCGGCCGCGCTCGCGTGCAGGAGCAGACCATGTCGCGCACCCTCGAGCGGCTCGAGCGCGACGGGCTGGTGAGTCGGGCGCAGGATCCGGCGGATCGCCGCCGCACGCTGGTCGCGACCACTCCCGCCGGCACGTCGGCATGGGCCGAGGCGCGCACTCTCGAAGCCGAGGTGTTCCCGTCCATCGCCGACCCCGACGCCTTCAAGGGCGAGCTGCTCGCCGTCATCCGGGGCCTGTCGGCCGAGCGTTGGCCCCGCTGA
- a CDS encoding GAF domain-containing serine/threonine-protein kinase: MGRTLSGRYRLEEPVGRGGMSTVFRAVDEQLGRQVAVKVFHANTVDPARQEAELGVLASLEHHSIVTLLDAGVDGPDRYLVMPLITGQNLQDRFAGEPISARHIAEIGYDMAEALDYIQQHGVVHRDIKPSNILLVDYGAESPRARARLTDFGIALSDDVERLTAEGVTTGTAAYLSPEQAMGGTVGPASDVYSLGLVLLQCFTHHLEFGGSLVESAVARLSRDPVVPAELTDQWRELLTLMTHRDPAARPVGVELVTLLRQAVIAESSRHRDSHEVFVPSSGRSAAESPATSPLLDTVPAQSLDRVTAMAARLFSAPMSVISVVDDDRTWFRSHLRPGLSAFAERFALAPVMGGHSEAVVIEDGRIDSRVKNDPLVTGPLGLRFYVGVPIVRHDGRAMGTLSVIDFVAGHASPDDLANLEDLAALVAGQLELRQETLRVTTGNLARPSAERTAR; this comes from the coding sequence GTGGGTCGAACCCTGTCCGGGCGCTATCGCCTCGAAGAGCCCGTGGGCCGAGGTGGCATGTCCACGGTCTTCCGGGCGGTCGACGAGCAGCTCGGCCGCCAGGTGGCGGTCAAGGTCTTCCACGCGAACACCGTCGACCCGGCGCGCCAGGAGGCCGAGCTCGGAGTGCTGGCATCGCTCGAGCACCACAGCATCGTCACCCTCCTCGACGCGGGCGTCGACGGGCCCGACCGCTACCTCGTGATGCCGCTGATCACCGGCCAGAACCTCCAGGACCGCTTCGCCGGCGAGCCCATCTCGGCCCGCCACATCGCCGAGATCGGCTACGACATGGCCGAGGCGCTCGACTACATCCAGCAGCACGGTGTGGTGCACCGCGACATCAAACCGTCGAACATCCTGCTCGTCGACTACGGCGCCGAGTCGCCGCGGGCCCGTGCCCGCCTCACCGACTTCGGCATCGCGCTGAGCGACGACGTCGAGCGGCTGACCGCCGAGGGCGTGACCACGGGGACGGCCGCGTATCTCAGCCCCGAGCAGGCGATGGGCGGCACGGTCGGGCCGGCGAGCGACGTCTACTCGCTGGGCCTCGTGCTGCTGCAGTGCTTCACGCACCACCTCGAATTCGGCGGCTCGCTCGTGGAGTCGGCGGTGGCACGGCTGTCGCGCGACCCCGTCGTGCCGGCCGAGCTGACGGATCAGTGGCGCGAGCTGCTCACCCTGATGACCCATCGTGATCCTGCCGCCCGGCCTGTCGGTGTCGAGCTCGTCACGCTGCTGCGCCAGGCGGTGATCGCCGAGAGCTCGAGGCACCGCGACTCGCACGAGGTGTTCGTGCCGTCGTCCGGCCGGTCGGCCGCAGAGTCGCCCGCGACGTCGCCGCTCCTCGACACTGTGCCCGCCCAGTCGCTCGACCGGGTCACGGCCATGGCCGCGCGGCTGTTCTCGGCCCCGATGTCGGTGATCAGCGTGGTCGACGACGACCGCACCTGGTTCCGGTCGCACCTACGCCCCGGCCTCAGCGCCTTCGCCGAGCGGTTCGCACTCGCGCCCGTGATGGGTGGCCACTCCGAGGCCGTGGTGATCGAAGACGGCAGGATCGACAGCCGGGTCAAGAACGACCCTCTCGTCACCGGCCCTCTCGGGCTGCGCTTCTATGTCGGCGTGCCGATCGTTCGGCACGACGGCCGCGCCATGGGCACGCTCTCGGTGATCGACTTCGTCGCCGGCCACGCGTCACCCGACGACCTCGCGAACCTCGAGGATCTGGCGGCGCTCGTCGCCGGGCAGCTGGAGCTGCGGCAGGAGACGCTGCGGGTCACGACCGGCAACCTCGCGCGCCCGTCGGCGGAGCGCACGGCGCGCTGA
- the hutU gene encoding urocanate hydratase: protein MSGPRPVRAARGSEITALGWPQEAAMRMLMNNLDPEVAEHPDALVVYGGTGKAARDWDSFDALVRTLKTLKNDETMIVQSGKPVGVMRTHEWAPRVILANSNLVGDWANWDDFRRLEQMGLTMYGQMTAGSWIYIGTQGILQGTYETFSAVADKKFGGSLAGTITLTGGLGGMGGAQPLAVTMNDGVAICVDVDDSRITRRIEHRYLDVQATDVDDALRLAYEARDEKRALSIGLLGNAADVFTELLERHAEIDIVTDQTSAHDPLAYLPVEVEPKNWESARTEDPEEFIRLSRLSMRKQVEAMVGFQEAGAEVFDYGNNIRTEAKTAGFDNAFAFPGFVPAYIRPLFAEGKGPFRWAALSGDPKDIEVTDRAILELFPDNQALAKWIRMAGEKVAFQGLPARICWLGAGERHLAGLKFNELVASGEISAPIVIGRDHLDSGSVASPYRETEAMKDGSDAIADWPLLNALINTSSGATWVSIHHGGGVGMGRSIHAGQVTVADGTALAAEKLERVLTNDPAMGVIRHVDAGYEEAEIAAEREGIRIPMREGGE from the coding sequence ATGTCTGGTCCCCGCCCCGTCCGCGCCGCCCGCGGCTCCGAGATCACCGCGCTCGGCTGGCCCCAGGAGGCCGCCATGCGCATGCTCATGAACAACCTCGACCCGGAGGTCGCCGAGCACCCCGACGCCCTCGTCGTCTACGGCGGCACCGGCAAGGCCGCCCGCGACTGGGATTCGTTCGACGCCCTGGTGCGCACGCTCAAGACGCTGAAGAACGACGAGACGATGATCGTGCAGTCGGGCAAGCCGGTCGGAGTCATGCGCACGCACGAGTGGGCTCCCCGCGTGATCCTGGCGAACTCGAACCTCGTCGGCGACTGGGCCAACTGGGACGACTTCAGACGCCTCGAGCAGATGGGGCTGACGATGTACGGCCAGATGACAGCCGGAAGCTGGATCTACATCGGCACTCAGGGCATCCTGCAGGGCACCTACGAGACCTTCTCGGCCGTGGCTGACAAGAAGTTCGGCGGATCGCTCGCCGGCACGATCACCCTCACCGGCGGGCTCGGCGGGATGGGCGGCGCTCAACCTCTCGCCGTCACGATGAACGACGGCGTCGCGATCTGCGTCGACGTCGACGATTCGCGCATCACGCGCAGGATCGAGCACCGCTACCTCGACGTGCAGGCCACCGACGTCGACGACGCGCTACGCCTCGCCTACGAGGCCCGCGACGAGAAGCGCGCCCTCTCGATCGGCCTGCTGGGCAATGCCGCAGACGTCTTCACCGAGCTGCTGGAGCGCCACGCGGAGATCGACATCGTCACCGACCAGACGAGCGCTCACGATCCTCTCGCGTACCTCCCCGTCGAGGTCGAGCCCAAGAACTGGGAAAGCGCACGCACCGAAGACCCGGAGGAGTTCATCCGCCTCTCGCGCCTGTCGATGCGCAAGCAGGTCGAGGCGATGGTCGGCTTCCAGGAGGCCGGCGCCGAGGTGTTCGACTACGGCAACAACATCCGCACCGAGGCGAAGACCGCCGGGTTCGACAACGCGTTCGCCTTCCCCGGCTTCGTGCCGGCGTACATCCGCCCGCTCTTCGCCGAGGGCAAGGGGCCGTTCCGCTGGGCCGCCCTCTCGGGAGACCCGAAGGACATCGAGGTGACCGACCGCGCGATCCTCGAGCTCTTCCCCGACAACCAGGCCCTCGCCAAGTGGATCCGCATGGCGGGCGAGAAGGTCGCGTTCCAGGGCCTCCCCGCGCGCATCTGCTGGCTCGGCGCCGGCGAGCGGCACCTCGCGGGGCTGAAGTTCAACGAGCTCGTGGCTTCGGGCGAGATCTCGGCGCCGATCGTGATCGGCCGCGACCACCTCGACTCCGGCAGCGTCGCGTCACCGTATCGTGAAACGGAGGCGATGAAAGACGGCTCCGACGCGATCGCCGACTGGCCGCTGCTCAACGCCCTGATCAACACGTCCTCCGGTGCCACCTGGGTCTCGATCCACCACGGCGGCGGCGTCGGCATGGGGCGCTCGATTCACGCCGGCCAGGTCACGGTCGCCGACGGCACCGCCCTCGCAGCCGAGAAGCTCGAGCGCGTACTGACGAACGACCCGGCGATGGGCGTCATCCGCCACGTCGACGCGGGCTACGAAGAGGCCGAGATCGCGGCCGAGCGCGAGGGCATCCGCATCCCGATGCGCGAGGGCGGCGAGTGA
- a CDS encoding allantoate amidohydrolase — protein sequence MSPVGVEGWALDAYRSMAAQLAPIGRALSGGYRRLVWSDADLELRAWFEASAARLGLEFEADGNGNLWATWHPELAGPALVIGSHLDSVPDGGALDGPLGVISSLAAVSHLAAAGFVPTKPVTVAAFSDEEGGRFGIACAGSRLLTGALDPDAARALVDRDGISQQDAMARAGHDVSRLGPDHLRLAKIGAYVELHVEQGHFPFARPADARGDDGAPAHGLASAGRTLGVGTEIWPHGRWRIDIQGTPNHAGATRMQDRDDPLVPAARAVLAVDEAARRHDALGTVGRLNVVPGAVNAIAASTQLWIDARGADLERVEKVIADVEAASGQTAVQESWTASTHFDEALTARVAGAIAPFVDGDVPWLPCGAGHDAGVLSLAGVPTAMIFVRNPTGVSHAPNEAADEADCAIGIQALAEVVRELAGAAITGSGLAGPAS from the coding sequence GTGAGCCCAGTCGGCGTCGAGGGCTGGGCGCTCGACGCGTACCGCTCGATGGCGGCCCAGCTCGCCCCGATCGGCCGGGCCCTCTCAGGCGGCTACCGGCGCCTCGTCTGGAGCGACGCCGATCTCGAGCTGCGCGCGTGGTTCGAGGCCTCTGCCGCGAGGCTTGGCCTGGAATTCGAGGCCGACGGCAACGGGAATCTCTGGGCCACCTGGCATCCTGAGCTCGCCGGCCCGGCTCTGGTGATCGGCTCGCACCTCGACAGCGTGCCCGACGGCGGGGCCCTCGACGGCCCGCTCGGCGTGATCTCGTCGCTGGCCGCGGTGTCGCATCTCGCGGCGGCGGGCTTCGTGCCCACGAAGCCCGTCACCGTCGCCGCCTTCTCGGACGAGGAGGGCGGCCGCTTCGGCATCGCCTGCGCCGGCTCACGGCTGCTGACGGGGGCACTCGACCCCGACGCCGCCCGCGCGCTCGTCGACCGCGACGGAATCAGCCAGCAGGATGCCATGGCTCGCGCCGGCCACGACGTCTCGCGTCTCGGCCCCGATCACCTGCGCCTGGCGAAGATCGGCGCCTACGTCGAGCTGCACGTCGAACAGGGCCACTTCCCGTTCGCCCGCCCCGCAGATGCTCGGGGCGACGACGGGGCCCCGGCGCACGGGCTGGCGAGCGCCGGCCGCACCCTCGGTGTCGGCACCGAGATCTGGCCGCACGGCCGCTGGCGCATCGACATCCAGGGCACCCCGAACCACGCCGGGGCGACCCGAATGCAGGATCGCGACGACCCGCTCGTCCCCGCGGCCCGCGCCGTCCTCGCCGTCGACGAGGCCGCGCGCCGACACGACGCGCTCGGTACCGTCGGCCGACTGAACGTGGTGCCCGGCGCCGTCAACGCGATCGCGGCCTCGACCCAGCTGTGGATTGACGCCCGAGGCGCCGACTTGGAGCGCGTCGAGAAGGTCATCGCCGATGTCGAGGCGGCCAGCGGCCAGACCGCCGTGCAGGAGTCATGGACGGCCTCGACCCACTTCGACGAGGCCCTCACCGCGCGCGTCGCCGGCGCGATCGCACCCTTCGTCGACGGCGACGTGCCGTGGCTGCCCTGCGGCGCCGGCCACGACGCCGGTGTGCTCAGCCTCGCCGGGGTGCCGACCGCCATGATCTTCGTGCGCAACCCCACCGGTGTCTCGCACGCGCCGAACGAGGCCGCTGACGAAGCCGACTGCGCGATCGGCATCCAGGCTCTGGCCGAGGTGGTGCGCGAGCTGGCGGGCGCGGCGATCACGGGCTCGGGGCTCGCGGGCCCGGCGTCGTGA